Proteins from a genomic interval of Acomys russatus chromosome 19, mAcoRus1.1, whole genome shotgun sequence:
- the Igfl4 gene encoding insulin growth factor-like family member 4, protein MATWILATAALVSAFQHSAGAGATAENGPQVFPDTGLLLCQPAPRCGDRIYNPLVQCCDDDTILPLNDTRLCGPHCVYWPCFQHCCLESSVSKSQRVVRFKVPGVKPNCRSSPISTICAQEPLSAEASPHQLSVRSDVL, encoded by the exons ATGGCCACCTGGATATTAG CAACTGCAGCCCTGGTTTCTGCCTTCCAGCACTCAGCCGGAGCCGGAGCCACGGCTGAGAATGGACCACAAG TCTTCCCAGATACTGGCCTGTTACTTTGCCAGCCAGCACCCAGATGTGGGGACCGGATTTACAACCCCTTGGTGCAGTGCTGTGACGATGACACCATCCTGCCCCTGAATGACACGCGCCTCTGTGGCCCTCACTGTGTCTACTGGCCCTGTTTCCAGCATTGCTGCCTGGAGTCCTCAGTCTCCAAGAGTCAGAGGGTCGTTAGGTTCAAAGTCCCGGGCGTGAAGCCCAACTGCAGATCCTCCCCGATCTCCACAATCTGTGCCCAG GAGCCTCTGTCTGCAGAAGCCTCACCTCACCAGCTCTCAGTAAGATCTGACGTCCTCTAG